One part of the Bacteroidota bacterium genome encodes these proteins:
- a CDS encoding DUF255 domain-containing protein, giving the protein MTPYRKILLLILSLLMGSPSFAQNKDGSLVKWMSLQEAVEAVKQQPKPILLDFYTDWCGWCKRMMATTYADQGLSAYINQNYYPVKFDAEGKDTITFEGETFVPSSPKPKTAHPLAIKLLQGKLMYPTSQR; this is encoded by the coding sequence ATGACCCCTTACCGAAAAATCCTTCTCTTAATATTGTCCCTCTTAATGGGCTCACCATCTTTCGCACAGAACAAGGATGGGAGTCTGGTAAAATGGATGAGTTTGCAGGAAGCTGTGGAAGCGGTGAAGCAGCAACCGAAGCCCATTTTGCTCGATTTTTACACTGATTGGTGTGGTTGGTGCAAGCGCATGATGGCTACGACATATGCCGATCAGGGGCTATCTGCATACATCAATCAGAATTACTATCCTGTTAAATTTGATGCGGAGGGGAAGGACACGATTACATTTGAAGGTGAAACCTTTGTACCTTCTTCACCCAAACCCAAAACTGCGCATCCCCTGGCCATAAAATTACTACAGGGAAAACTGATGTATCCCACCAGTCAACGATAA
- the rpiB gene encoding ribose 5-phosphate isomerase B, which produces MKINIASDHAGFEMKEIVKTYLSTLGHSFHDYGTYNAESTDYPDYAHAVASAVEAEENGKGILLCGSANGVCMTANKHAGIRAALCWTPEIATLARQHNDANILCIPARFVSEDVAREMVAVFLATAFEGGRHKKRVDKIAC; this is translated from the coding sequence ATGAAGATTAATATCGCCTCCGACCACGCCGGCTTCGAAATGAAAGAAATAGTAAAAACCTACCTTTCCACCCTTGGCCACAGCTTCCACGACTATGGAACGTACAACGCTGAAAGTACAGACTATCCCGACTACGCGCATGCAGTGGCATCGGCCGTAGAAGCAGAAGAAAATGGCAAGGGGATTTTACTTTGTGGTAGTGCGAATGGCGTTTGTATGACTGCCAATAAGCATGCAGGCATCCGGGCTGCACTTTGCTGGACACCTGAAATTGCAACACTGGCCCGTCAGCATAATGATGCCAATATCCTCTGTATTCCAGCAAGATTTGTTTCTGAAGATGTCGCCAGGGAAATGGTAGCTGTTTTTTTAGCTACGGCATTTGAAGGCGGCAGGCATAAAAAACGCGTGGATAAGATTGCCTGCTAA
- a CDS encoding flavin reductase, which translates to MHTITLKDLNNFSRFNRANLINSISGFKPASLIATCDKNGNTNLAIFSNIIHLGADPALVGFINRPREAAPHTLANIEATGSYTINHIQEDIIEKAHQTSAKYAQDISEFDAVGLTPQFLPEITAPFVKESKVKYSLGLVEIIPIKHNSTFLIIGSIQHLLFPPEIMEEDGFLHLTQAGSICSLGIDAYYKTDFLKRLPYAKP; encoded by the coding sequence ATGCATACTATAACCCTAAAGGACCTCAATAATTTTTCACGATTTAACCGTGCCAACCTGATCAACTCCATCAGTGGTTTTAAGCCTGCAAGTTTAATTGCAACCTGTGATAAAAACGGAAATACCAACCTCGCCATTTTCAGTAATATCATTCATTTGGGAGCGGATCCTGCACTAGTCGGTTTTATAAATCGTCCAAGAGAAGCAGCTCCTCATACCCTGGCGAATATTGAAGCTACAGGCAGCTACACCATCAACCATATCCAGGAAGACATCATAGAAAAAGCACACCAAACCAGTGCGAAATATGCTCAGGATATCAGTGAATTTGATGCCGTAGGTCTCACTCCCCAATTCTTACCGGAAATTACCGCGCCCTTTGTGAAAGAAAGCAAAGTAAAATATAGTCTCGGGTTAGTGGAAATCATCCCCATCAAACACAACAGTACTTTCTTAATAATCGGGTCCATTCAACATCTCCTCTTTCCTCCCGAAATAATGGAAGAAGATGGTTTCCTCCATCTCACACAGGCGGGAAGTATTTGTTCACTAGGTATTGATGCCTATTACAAAACCGATTTCCTCAAAAGGCTCCCCTATGCAAAGCCATAA
- a CDS encoding T9SS type A sorting domain-containing protein — protein sequence MKLFLSLLILMSPLFAQSQAAVDWNEPTRGVSIALDKYNNVFTVDWDYNPAGDITLTKRDANGNFKWDAKFDNLDNTRHEVATWVAVDPQGNIIVTGTSRSGYSNPVNAASIVMKFNTAGTLLWRNVYENSFDGSYTKKCLIDGSGNIYVLGIGIGAAGQRTKVKKFSPTGSTLWTYLDSAGIGAPLNFKFTPDNNILIICRGITGNINGYSKISKSGNHKWSLAGVNSLTVGDAAGDAFGNTYVVSASTTVANSTALRKLNPAGGQIWLSNYPLTAFRVEVGSDNSPVACGFPNTGSGGSSFLKTDSSGAILWANPNADSTYNFLLHAQMMMDSYNNAYLAAGVLTGMAVCKVNSNGSSAWSIVTAGSNSSAFALGSDYNVYVVGGATARINQPAPCVSPGGNSTINITSTNAVLQWNFVPGADQYEVWYKKTTAINWRKRFVNSTNKKTTINNLTCNTAYIWQVRTVCDTTGVDVTSPFSSLTTFITGPCTPRISEKETTKPENNFDVYPNPANKEVYLTFEEKGEYNISIFDLSGQLMKAFTLNATDPGTPNQINISMLSPAIYILKVNDGRSTTSRKLVVIE from the coding sequence ATGAAACTATTCTTAAGTCTCCTGATCCTGATGAGTCCATTGTTTGCACAATCACAAGCTGCAGTGGATTGGAATGAACCTACCAGAGGGGTGAGTATTGCTCTCGACAAATACAACAATGTATTCACCGTTGACTGGGATTATAATCCTGCCGGCGACATTACATTAACGAAACGTGATGCCAATGGGAATTTTAAATGGGATGCCAAATTTGACAACCTCGACAATACCCGTCACGAAGTAGCGACATGGGTGGCCGTAGATCCACAGGGAAATATTATCGTTACCGGAACATCACGCTCCGGTTATTCCAATCCCGTGAATGCTGCCAGTATTGTAATGAAATTTAATACCGCAGGAACTTTACTCTGGAGAAATGTATATGAAAATAGTTTTGATGGATCGTACACTAAGAAATGTTTGATTGATGGTTCAGGCAATATCTATGTCCTGGGTATTGGAATTGGTGCTGCAGGCCAGCGAACCAAAGTCAAGAAATTCTCTCCCACCGGTAGTACCCTTTGGACCTATCTGGATTCAGCCGGTATTGGAGCTCCCCTAAATTTTAAATTTACCCCTGATAACAATATCCTGATTATTTGCCGTGGAATCACAGGAAACATCAATGGCTATTCAAAGATTTCAAAATCCGGAAATCATAAATGGAGTTTGGCAGGTGTAAACAGTCTTACTGTTGGTGATGCCGCAGGCGATGCTTTCGGAAATACTTATGTGGTTTCAGCGAGTACTACCGTTGCAAATTCAACAGCATTGCGAAAACTAAATCCTGCCGGTGGACAAATTTGGTTATCCAACTATCCGCTTACTGCTTTCCGTGTTGAAGTGGGTAGTGACAATTCTCCTGTTGCCTGTGGTTTCCCGAATACAGGGAGTGGAGGATCCTCCTTTCTCAAAACGGATAGCAGCGGTGCAATACTTTGGGCAAATCCAAATGCCGACAGCACCTATAATTTTCTCCTCCATGCTCAGATGATGATGGATAGTTACAATAACGCTTACCTTGCAGCCGGTGTATTGACAGGCATGGCCGTTTGTAAAGTCAATAGTAACGGGAGTTCAGCATGGAGCATCGTCACCGCCGGCAGCAACTCCTCCGCTTTTGCATTGGGCAGTGATTACAATGTTTATGTTGTAGGAGGCGCTACTGCCAGAATCAATCAACCTGCACCCTGTGTGAGTCCTGGCGGAAACAGCACCATCAATATCACTTCTACGAATGCAGTACTCCAATGGAACTTTGTACCCGGAGCAGATCAATATGAAGTATGGTATAAAAAAACCACCGCCATCAATTGGAGAAAGCGTTTCGTGAATTCCACGAACAAAAAAACTACTATCAATAATCTGACATGCAATACCGCTTATATCTGGCAGGTGCGCACGGTTTGTGATACGACCGGCGTGGATGTAACTTCTCCCTTCTCCAGTCTAACCACTTTCATCACCGGCCCTTGTACACCCCGCATTAGTGAGAAAGAAACCACCAAACCGGAAAATAATTTTGATGTCTACCCCAACCCGGCAAATAAGGAAGTTTATCTCACCTTTGAAGAAAAAGGCGAATATAACATCAGCATCTTTGATCTCTCCGGCCAACTCATGAAAGCTTTTACATTAAATGCAACCGATCCCGGAACACCCAATCAAATCAACATTTCCATGCTTTCACCGGCCATCTATATTCTCAAAGTGAATGATGGCAGAAGCACCACTTCCAGAAAGCTGGTCGTTATCGAGTAG
- a CDS encoding peptidylprolyl isomerase yields MNYLKCILAILFLSTLSKPAFTQTGIDKPVYRIDTYRDTTFLGSFHIELFPLIAPLHVANFDSLAGVNFFDSTAFHRVVPGFVIQGGDPNSISGPISTWGQGQPWQPTVPAEFNAVRHLRGILGAARDTDPNSATSQFYICVASSTFLDGNYTVYGKVTNGMSVVDTIVLSPRDVNDVPLQKFPCSSLLQG; encoded by the coding sequence ATGAATTACCTAAAATGCATTCTCGCGATTCTATTTCTCTCTACACTTTCAAAACCTGCCTTCACTCAAACCGGCATTGACAAGCCTGTTTACCGGATTGATACCTACCGCGACACCACCTTTTTAGGCAGCTTCCATATTGAACTCTTCCCGCTGATTGCGCCACTGCATGTAGCGAATTTTGATAGTCTGGCGGGTGTTAATTTTTTCGACAGTACTGCCTTTCATCGTGTAGTTCCCGGTTTCGTCATTCAGGGAGGTGACCCCAACTCTATTAGTGGGCCTATCAGCACCTGGGGACAGGGCCAACCGTGGCAACCTACTGTTCCTGCCGAATTCAACGCGGTACGTCATCTGCGCGGAATCCTCGGAGCTGCGCGTGACACGGACCCCAATAGCGCCACCTCGCAATTCTATATTTGTGTGGCTTCTTCAACCTTCTTAGATGGAAATTATACCGTTTACGGCAAGGTGACCAACGGCATGTCAGTGGTGGATACCATTGTACTTTCGCCGAGGGATGTGAATGATGTGCCGCTGCAAAAATTTCCATGTTCATCACTTCTACAGGGGTGA
- a CDS encoding T9SS type A sorting domain-containing protein, with translation MFITSTGVNDTIPDPVNLTAPADNSVNISNTQSFSWTTVADAVLYTAEFATDSLFTNIVLSRTSGTNSSTASALPGSSTYYWRVKSNNGGHESVYSPYWKFTTVAGAATLTSPPDSSVNVFINPVFEWQAVPGADNYQLQVATASTFILPSIVYNQSGLTNTSQQIPALNANTRYYWRVRSYTGSIAGYYSTKFTFLTGTATGIQHLELTDMITAIYPNPATDFVYADIKSAVKEDVQIIVRDMTGKAVYTDNKSWSAVLRIPIDVSGLQKGYYILELKNGNKFSSAKFLVE, from the coding sequence ATGTTCATCACTTCTACAGGGGTGAATGATACGATACCGGACCCGGTTAACTTAACAGCGCCGGCTGACAATTCTGTGAACATCTCCAACACTCAATCTTTTAGCTGGACCACGGTGGCCGATGCTGTTCTCTACACCGCCGAATTTGCAACGGATTCACTTTTCACGAATATTGTATTATCCAGAACATCCGGCACCAATTCCAGTACAGCGAGTGCATTACCCGGCTCTTCCACTTATTACTGGAGAGTAAAATCAAATAATGGAGGACATGAAAGTGTATACTCCCCTTACTGGAAATTTACTACTGTTGCAGGAGCAGCCACATTAACCTCCCCTCCTGATTCTTCTGTTAATGTATTTATCAATCCCGTCTTTGAATGGCAGGCTGTCCCCGGTGCCGACAATTATCAACTGCAGGTAGCCACCGCCTCTACCTTTATTCTTCCCAGTATTGTCTATAACCAGAGTGGGTTAACGAATACTTCACAGCAAATTCCTGCATTGAATGCGAACACCCGTTACTACTGGAGAGTCAGAAGCTATACCGGGTCTATTGCCGGATATTATTCTACGAAATTCACCTTTCTTACAGGCACTGCAACCGGTATTCAACATCTTGAATTAACTGATATGATTACTGCGATTTATCCGAACCCTGCAACTGATTTTGTATATGCAGATATTAAATCAGCTGTTAAGGAAGATGTACAGATTATTGTTCGGGATATGACCGGCAAAGCAGTTTATACAGACAATAAATCATGGTCTGCAGTTCTTCGTATCCCCATCGACGTTAGTGGTCTTCAAAAAGGATACTACATACTTGAACTAAAAAATGGCAATAAATTTTCTTCTGCTAAATTTCTAGTAGAGTAG